One Pirellulales bacterium genomic window, TGGAAACTACAGCACGCCGCGCAACCCAAGCTGCGTACGTTCCGAAGAGTCTGGAGGGGGGCATAGGTATTGCTTAGTGCGAGGTGCGAAAGAGCCGACTCGAGCGCTGCGGTTTGTCGAGCGCTCGAGCCGGCGGCCCTGGCTGAGGCGGCAGCCAAGAGCATGTCCCTCGAATCGTTCTAGGGCATGCGTGTGAAGTGTGGGGCAGGATGCGGTTCGAGCCAGTCCCAAGCCGCGTGCCAGCACCGTTTCCACCACGGGGAGTAGCGCGAAGCTGGTGCGGAAATGGTGCCGCAGTATTCGTAGCCACAGGCCACGACGGGCGTCGCGCAGTTCACCAGGCGCACCGACTGCAGTCGGTATCGCGCTTGCCGTGGCAGGACGACCAGACCGCTGCGCGTCGCGCAATTGGCGGGACCTGACGCCAGTTCCAGGCAAGGCTCGGGCAGGTCCGACGAATCGATCGCGGCTCCGTCCAGTGGGCCTCCGACGAATGACAGTCGATACAGGCTGACGCCTTCCGGCGTCTGGATCATTTCAGGCGGCAGTAGAATTAAAGAGTGTTTCATGGTCGTTTACCCCAGCAGGCATGCGACGACGAGGTATGTCGCGATACTCACCACACCGGCGATGGGATAGAAATCGGCCAGCATGAATCCGTCCGACTCGGGGATTCTGTCTGGAGCTGGCACTTGCGTGCGAAACACGACGAGCCTCCTTTGGTTTTCTGCATGCCTCGTCCGCTCGCCTCGGACGTTGCACTCTTGCGGTTCTCACTCAACGAAATTCTACGCGAGCGTCATCGATTTCGAGCGCAGATATGTCGTCAAATCGAACCTCCGCCGCGTCTACAAAGCGCAAACGCAGGCTGCGGTGCGGCATCGCGCGCCAGCGCGACGGAAACACCCATTGCCCTGAAAGCACGGGCGACAACGATGGTTGAGAAAAATGTTTGCGCGTTGTTGATGCGGAGCCAACGACTATTTACAGAGCGTTTGCGCCATAGCAGCCGAAAAAGCGGTACAATTGCCGACAGAAGCAACCTGCCACGATGCACTTCCATTGCAACGCCCGCCGAAGAACGCTGCTCACGATGGAGCCGCAAAATATTTTGTCGGCGCGTGTGGACACGCCATGTGCGTTTCATCAGGCAGTTCGGCACGGGGAGCCATAAGAAATGGACGCCATGTATTTGATTCTCGGCACGGTCTTCTTCGCACTGTCGTGGGGATTGGTCGTGCTCTGCGACAAGGTTCGTAGCTAGGCTGCGTTCGCAACGAGAGAGTGCTCGTAGCTAAAGGCACTGGAGTTAACGCCATGAATCCGCTGTACGCGGCCGGCGCGGTCATCTCCGCGCTGTTGATGATCTATCTGACGATTGCGCTTTTGAAGCCGGAGTGGTTCTCATGAGCTTGTTTACCATCGGGCAAATCCTGCTGTTTCTGTTCGTGCTCGTGGCACTGGCCAAGCCGCTCGGCCGATTCATGACCCGCGTCTTCGAAGGGCGCCCCTGCGGACTGGACGTCGTCCTCGGCCCTGTCGAGCGCTTGATCTATCGCCTGGCCGGCGTGCGCCCACAGGAAGAAATGACGTGGAAGGTCTACGCCGGCGCGATGCTGCTGTTCAACTTCCTGGGCTTCCTCGTCGTTTATCTTCTGCAGCGCACTCAGCAGTGGCTGCCGTTGAACCCGCAGAGCTTTGCCAACGTCTCGCCCGATTCGTCGTTCAATACGGCGACGAGCTTTGCCACGAATACCAACTGGCAGGGCTACGGCGGCGAATCGACGATGAGTTACCTGACGCAAATGTTGGGGCTGACGGTGCAGAATTTCGTGTCGGCGGCGGCCGGACTGGCCGTACTGGCGGCGCTGATTCGGGGATTTCGCAGCCGGCCGGCGCCCAAGGCTGGCGAAGAGAAGGCCATGACGCACGGCGAAGGATTGATCGGCAACTTCTGGGTCGATCTGACGCGCAGCACGCTCTACATATTGCTGCCGCTATCGATCGTGCTGGCGGTGTTCCTCGTCTCGCAGGGCGTGGTGCAAAATTTCGCCCCTTATGAGACGGCACAACTCGTCCAGCGCACCAAGGACGCCACCGGTCAGGAAGTGGCCGAACAACTGTTGCCGCTGGGGCCGGCGGCCTCGCAGATCGCCATCAAGCAATTGGGCACCAACGGAGGCGGATTCTTCAACGTCAATTCCGCGCACCCTTACGAAAATCCCACCCCGCTGGCGAATTTCTTTGAACTCCTGGCGATTCTCGTGATCTCGGCCGCGCTGTGCTATACGTTCGGCGAGATGGTCGGCGACACACGGCAGGGCTGGGCGATCCTGGCCACGATGCTGCTGATCTTCGTTCCGCTCGTGTTCCTGTGCGCGGGCTTGGAGGAGCATGGCAATCCGGCTTTCGCCGCGCTCGACGTCGACCAGCAGCCCAGCGATCAGCAGCCGGGGGGCAACATGGAAGGCAAGGAGGCCCGCTTCGGTATCGGCCCTTCGGCATTGTGGGCCAGCGCCACGACGGCCGCCTCGAACGGCAGCGTCAACTGCATGCACGATTCGCTGACGCCGATGGGCGGTTTCGTCCCGATGTGGCTGATGCAATTGGGCGAGGTGATTTTCGGCGGCG contains:
- the kdpF gene encoding K(+)-transporting ATPase subunit F; this translates as MNPLYAAGAVISALLMIYLTIALLKPEWFS
- the kdpA gene encoding potassium-transporting ATPase subunit KdpA — encoded protein: MSLFTIGQILLFLFVLVALAKPLGRFMTRVFEGRPCGLDVVLGPVERLIYRLAGVRPQEEMTWKVYAGAMLLFNFLGFLVVYLLQRTQQWLPLNPQSFANVSPDSSFNTATSFATNTNWQGYGGESTMSYLTQMLGLTVQNFVSAAAGLAVLAALIRGFRSRPAPKAGEEKAMTHGEGLIGNFWVDLTRSTLYILLPLSIVLAVFLVSQGVVQNFAPYETAQLVQRTKDATGQEVAEQLLPLGPAASQIAIKQLGTNGGGFFNVNSAHPYENPTPLANFFELLAILVISAALCYTFGEMVGDTRQGWAILATMLLIFVPLVFLCAGLEEHGNPAFAALDVDQQPSDQQPGGNMEGKEARFGIGPSALWASATTAASNGSVNCMHDSLTPMGGFVPMWLMQLGEVIFGGVGSGLYGMLAFAIITVFVAGLMVGRTPEYLGKKIEAYEMKMASLVILFPPLVVLVGAAIAVVTPGGLVTPAGTPTIPNPGPHGFSEVLYAFSSAGNNNGSAFGGLSANVPFYNTALGIVMLIARYWLAVPILAIAGSLAAKKVTPPSAGTLPTHEPLFVVLLASIVIIVGALTFIPALALGPVVEQLQMFAG